The Trypanosoma brucei gambiense DAL972 chromosome 10, complete sequence genome has a segment encoding these proteins:
- a CDS encoding short-chain dehydrogenase, putative: MFYIDDLFWTSLNYATSWVGLVSILTYLLVVLLQQLALHVPQNLKKKYAAEWALVTGASSGIGKAIAEKLAEQKINVVLVALDDPLLSSTFAELQQRYPKQSFRKVGVNLGEEGMRYMQPIVEATKDLHISLLFNNAGYINTGLFADTTIERLRANMECNAGCAVPITHHFLRQMLQRQQRGLVSFTSSASCYLPGPTATLYSPTKAFLTNFATTVAAEVRDAGVDVVVIHPSPVNTNFYKNQGPLLNSLKTAQSAAGSPMNIAEQIFAAAGRLTVWDQGVTCAAFRIVNKVIDFQLFSELVVRFAWLNGDHKRLVANSNTRGKKQS; the protein is encoded by the coding sequence ATGTTCTACATTGACGATTTATTTTGGACATCGTTGAACTACGCCACGAGCTGGGTGGGCCTTGTCAGCATCCTAACGTATCTGTTGGTGGTGCTCCTGCAGCAGTTGGCGCTGCATGTGCCGCAGAACCTTAAGAAGAAGTACGCAGCCGAATGGGCTCTTGTAACAGGGGCGAGTAGTGGCATTGGAAAGGCCATTGCGGAGAAGCTTGCTGAGCAGAAGATCAatgttgttcttgttgcaTTGGATGATCCACTTCTGAGTAGTACCTTCGCGGAACTGCAACAGAGGTACCCCAAGCAAAGTTTCAGGAAGGTAGGAGTTAATCTGGGTGAGGAAGGGATGCGGTACATGCAGCCTATCGTCGAGGCAACAAAGGACCTTCATATCAGTTTGTTGTTCAACAACGCCGGTTACATCAACACAGGACTCTTCGCCGACACCACCATTGAGCGGCTGCGCGCCAATATGGAATGCAATGCTGGATGTGCTGTGCCAATCACGCACCATTTCTTGCGTCAAATGCTGCAGCGGCAACAGCGAGGTCTTGTGAGCTTCACATCCTCCGCCTCGTGTTACCTTCCCGGACCAACCGCTACGTTATACAGCCCAACTAAGGCTTTTCTAACAAACTTTGCAACTACTGTTGCGGCGGAGGTGCGTGACGCGGGTGTTGATGTTGTGGTCATTCACCCTTCACCTGTCAACACAAATTTCTACAAGAACCAGGGCCCACTGCTCAACTCACTCAAGACGGCACAAAGCGCAGCTGGTTCGCCAATGAACATCGCTGAACAAATATTCGCCGCCGCGGGGCGCCTGACAGTTTGGGACCAGGGAGTTACGTGTGCCGCATTCCGTATCGTGAACAAAGTCATCGACTTTCAGTTGTTTTCTGAGCTCGTCGTTCGCTTTGCGTGGCTGAACGGTGACCATAAAAGGCTCGTAGCAAATTCCAACACACGTGGGAAGAAGCAGTCCTGA